The DNA segment ATGGAGATAATGGTGGTGTGCATATCAATTCGGGAATTCCTAATAAAGCTGCATATCTTATTGCAAAAGAGATTGGAATGAAAAAAACAGCACAAATCTATTATTGGGCTCTCACAAATTATATGAATATGTATACTGATTTTGAACAAGCCTATCATTCTCTTGAACAATCTGCTATTGATTTATATGGAGAAGGATCTGCAGAAGTAGGTGCTATTAAAAATAGCTTTGCTTCCGTAGGCATTGCAGAAAATTAAAAAATTTATTATACACTAAATAATCCTATCATTAATGATATATAAAAAGAGAATAGAGATCTCTATTCTCTTTTTATATTACTTCAATCCTCTACTTCCTGGTTTTATCGCTAGAATATCTTTCTTGCAAAGAGGACAATTTTCTGGCTCATAAGATTGAATTTCTTTAGAAAAAATTCGATAAGTAGGTATTTTAAAGTCTATTTTCCCTCCGGTACGATCTGCAAATAATCCTATCGCTACCACTTTTCCTCCTTGTTTGTTCACTACCTCTAATACCTCTCGTACTGATCCCCCTGTTGTCACTACATCTTCCACTACCAATACGCTTGCTTCTTTCGGGATCTTAAACCCTCTTCTCAAAGTCATTTTCCCATTTTCTCTTTCTGTAAAAATAGCATTCACTCCGAGTTGCCTTGCTGCTTCGTAAGCAATAATAATTCCTCCAGTAGCAGGTCCGATCACTAAATCAATCTCTAAATCTTTCATCTCCTTTAATAATTCAGAAACAAATAAAGAAGTGATCTTTGGATCTTGTAGAATTCTAGCACATTGAATATAAGTATCTGCATGTTTCCCTGAAGTCAGAATAAAATGTCCCTCTAAAACAGCTTGTTTTTCTTTTAAAATAGATAAAATTTCCTCTTGTTTCATTATTATTCCCTCTTTCTATTGTAATTGTCCAATAATTTCCTTCATAGAATAAAATCCATATTTTTTCATATACTTCTCTATCCCTTTTAAAACCTCTAAAGGACATGTCGGATGAATGAAATTTCCTGTTCCAATGGAGATAGCAGAAGCACCTGCTAGTAAAAATTTTATAGCATCTTCTCCTGTCATAATCCCTCCCATACCGATAATAGGAATTTTTACTACTTTAGCTATTTGATATACCATCCTTAAAGCTACCGGTAACACTGCTGGTCCTGATAATCCTCCCAAGATATTTCCTAATATAGCCTTTCTTTTATGGATATCAATATCCATTGCTAAGAGAGTATTTATCAAAGATATGACATCAGCTCCTGCTTCTTGAGCGGCTAAGGCAATTTCTGTAATACTAGTAACATTTGGAGTAAGTTTTATTATCAAAGTCTTATCCCACTTATCTCTTACTGCTTTAGTCACCTGATATACACTATCAGGATGGGTTCCAAAGTGCAACCCTCCTTTATTTACATTGGGGCAAGAAATATTTATTTCCACTGCAGAGATGTTAGAACCCCTTAGACGCTCTGCAACAATGGCATAATCTTCTATTGTATTTCCAGCAATATTTACAATGACAGGTATCTTTAAACACTCCAAAAAAGGAAGTTCTTCTTCTATAAATCTATCTATACCAGGATTTTCTAGTCCTACACTATTAAGAATTCCACCATAAGTCTCAGCAATTCTAGGAGGAGGATTTCCAGATTTAGGTTTTAGAGTAATGCCTTTTGTAGTAATAGCACCTAATTGATTGATATCATAAAGTTCTCCATATTCTCTGCCAAATCCAAAAGTTCCAGAAGCTGTAATGACGGGGTTTTTTAAATCTAGATCTCCCAATTTTATCTTTAAATCTAAATTATTCATCCCAAACTACCTCCTCTGCCCAGTAAACAGGTCCTTCTTTACAAACTCGGGTATATTCCTTTTTCTGATCTTTCTTTTTTGTCTTACAACTACAAGTAAGACACGCACCAATCCCACATCCCATTCTTTCTTCTAAAGATACCTGACATGGGATATCTAATTGTTGACAAATCTGAGCTACTGCCTTCATCATGAGCTTAGGCCCACAAGTATATACCATATTGGGAGGATTCTGTCTCCATTGTTCTAATAAATCTTTTGTCACCAATCCCTTTTTCCCTATGGATCCTGTTTCTGTAAAAATTTCTACTTTAGAAGCATGATTTCTTATGTTCTCCTCTAAAATAGGTTGATCTATAAATCCCAAGTAAACTCTAGACTTATTTTTATAATATTTTACTATTTCTAAAATCGGTGCTGTACCTAATCCTCCTGCTACAACATCTACTCTTTTATAAGAATCTTTTAAAATAAAACCATGTCCTAAAGGTCCTAAAGCACTTATCTTTTCTCCTACTTTCATTTCACACATGCTCTGTGTTCCTTTTCCTAGTACTCGATAAACAATAGTAATCTCATGATTTTTTTGATCTATCTTAGCCAAACTAAAGGGGCGTCTTAAAAATGCCCCATAGTCTTTTTTACAAAGTAAATGGATAAATTGTCCTGGCCTTGCTAATTCACTAATAAAGAAGGATTCTAATTTCATCATATAAATTCCTTTTGCTATTTTCTCATTCATTTTTATCTTAAGAAATTCTTCCTTACTCATAGCTCCACTCTCCTAATTCATAGATGCTTAACTCCGAATCAAGCCTACTAATTCTTATAACATCAATCACCGCTTTTACTGTATCTAGACTGGTAAAGCAAAAAATTCCTCTTTCCATTGCCTTTCTCCTAATTTGAAAGCCATCTCTCTGAGCATCTCTTCCTCTCGTCGGAATATTTACAATCCAATCAATTTCTCCATTTTGAATCATATCTAAAACAGTATGCTCCCCTTTTCCAATTTTAGCAACTTCCATGGAAGGAATGCTATGCTGTTCTAAAAATCTCTTGGTCCCTGGAGTAGCAACCATCTGAATATTTAATTCTTGTAATTTTTCTGCCAAAGGAAGAAATTCTTCTTTTTCACGATCTCTAAGAGTAACTAATATTCTATTAGTAGGAAAGATAGAATATTTTGCTGCAATCATTCCTTTATAGAGAGCTTCTTCTAAATCTTTACCTACTGCCATCACTTCTCCTGTAGATTTCATTTCTGGACCTAAACGAGTTTCCACTCCAGGTAATTTTTCTAAGGAAAAAATGGGTACCTTTACTGCTACCTTTTTCATTTCTTGATATAATCCGGTTCCATATCCTAAATTCTCAATTTGTTCTCCTAACATCACTCTAGTTGCTAAATCTACCATAGGCACTCCTGTAATCTTACTTAAATAGGGAATGGTTCTGCTGGCTCTTGGATTCACTTCAATAAGATATAACTCTCCTTTCCATAATAAATATTGAATATTCACCATTCCTACAATATTCAATTCTCGACAAAGTTGCCTAGTACATTCTAAAATCCTTTTTTTCATCGAAAAAGAAATTGCTTTAGATGGATAAATAGAAATACTGTCCCCAGAATGAACTCCTGCTCTTTCTAAATGCTGCATAATTCCTGGTATCAAAATTTCTTTCCCATCAGATATTGCATCTACTTCAATCTCCATACCAGGTAAATATTGATCCATTAAAACTGGATGGGATGGATATTGTTGATACAAAAATGGAAGATACTTTTTCATTTCTTGTTCATTATAAATGATCTCCATTCCTTGTCCCCCCAAAACATAAGAAGGACGAATCAAAAGCGGATATCCAAGTTCCTTCGCTGCTTGATACCCTTCTTCCAAAGAAGTAATAGCTTTTGCTTTTGGTCTAGCAATTCCTAATTTATTCAAAATCTCTTCCATTCTCTTTCTATCTTCAGTACAATCAATTCCTTGTTGAGAAGTCCCCAAAATAGGAATTTTCATTTTATCTAGAATTCCAGCCATTTTAATCGCAGTTTGTCCGCCAAATTGTAGAATAACTCCTTTAGGTTGTTCCTTTTCAATAATATGCAGTAAATCTTCTCCAGTAATAGGTTCAAAATATAAATGATAAGCAATATTAAAGTCGGTACTTACAGTTTCCGGATTGTTATTTACCATAATGGTTTTATAACCTAATTTTTGCAATGCTTCAATACAATGCACTGACGAATAATCAAATTCAATTCCTTGACCAATTCGAATAGGGCCTGCCCCCACAACTAGTACCTTTTTTCCTTGCTCTATCTTCACTTCATCCTCTTCATCATAAGTAGAATAAAAATACGGGGTTTTAGCATCAAATTCTCCACTACAGGTGTCTACCATCTTATAAGAAGGATATAAATGATACTTTTTTCTCCAATTCCATACATCTTCCCAACTACATTGGAGTAATTTAGATAAAACATGATCTGAAAACCCCAATTTTTTTGCTTGTTTCATCTCTTCAAAGGAAATGCTATCCAAAGTTTTTTGAGAAAACTCTTTTTCCAATTGTATAATATGATTAATTTTATCAATAAAGAAAGGATGAATTCCTGTAAGTTTGACAATTTTTAAAGGAGAAATCCCTTTTCTAAGAGCTTGTGCAATAACAAAAATTCTTTGATCCTCCCCCTGATAAAGTTTTTCCTTGATTTCGTCTTCCTTTAAATCTTTTAACTGTGGTAACTCTAATCCTTCTAATCCTAAATCTAACGAGCGAATCGCTTTTAATAGAGCTGCCTCAAAAGTATTTGCTAAAGACATCACTTCGCCTGTTGCCTTCATCTGGGTTCCCAGCTTTCTTTCTCCCTCTATAAACTTATCAAAAGGCCATCTTGGAATCTTCACCGAAATATAATCTAAGGTAGGTTCAAAACAAGCTAACGTTTCCTGAGTCACCTGATTAGGAATTTCATCCAGATTATATCCTAAAGCAATTTTTGCTGCTACTTTAGCAATAGGATATCCCGTTACCTTAGAGGCTAAAGCACTAGAACGACTTACTCTTGGATTTACTTCAATGACATAATAATCATTGGTTTCTGGATGTAATGCATATTGTACATTACAGCCTCCTTGAATGTCTAGAGCAGAAATAATTTTAATAGACGCTCCTCTTAACATTTGACATTGTTCATCTGTTAATGTTTGAGAAGGTGCTACCACAATACTATCTCCTGTATGAATTCCTACAGGATCTATATTTTCCATATTACAAATGATAACCGTATTTCCATTTGGGTCTCTCATAATTTCATATTCGATTTCTTTCCACCCTAATAAACTCTTTTCTATGATAACCTGTCCTGCACTGCTTGCTCTACATCCTCTTTCTACTATAGTTTCTAGCTCTTTTTCATTATAAGCAATTCCTCCACCAGTTCCTCCTAAAGTATAGGCAGGTCGAATCACCAAAGGAAATCCTATTTTTTCTGCAAATTCTTTTGCTTGCTCTACCTTGTGCACAATTGTATTTTCTACAATCGGTTCTCCTATTTCTTCCATTAGAATTTTAAAACTTTCTCTGTCCTCGGCTTTGGTAATAGCATCCATTTTTGTCCCAATTAAATTCACCTTATATTTCTCTAAAATTCCTGCTTTATCTAATTCTACCGCAAGATTTAATGCCTGTTGTCCTCCCATAGAGGCCAATAGACTATCCGGTCGTTCTCGATCAATGACCTTTTCCACAAATTCTAAAGTAACAGGCTCAATATAAACTCGATCTGCTGTCTGGGCATCTGTCATAATTGTTGCAGGATTGCTATTGATTAAAACTACCTCTACTCCTTCTTCTCGTAAAGCTTGACAGGCTTGCGTTCCAGAATAATCAAATTCTGCTCCTTGACCTATAACAATCGGACCCGAGCCAATGACTAATACTTTTTTTATACAATGCTTTTTAGGCATGGCTTTTCACCTTTCCTTTCTTAGCCTTCTCTATCATCTGAATAAAATCATCGAAGATATATTGAGAATCCTGAGGCCCTGGCCCCGCCTCTGGATGAAATTGTACTGATAAAATAGGAAGCATTTTATGTCGAAATCCTTCTAAAGTACCATCATTCATATTTATATGAGTCATAACAATCTTATTTTTCTCTAAACTATCTTTTCTTACTACATATCCGTGATTTTGAGAAGTGATATATATTTTGTTTTTTTGTAGATCTTTTACAGGATGATTACTTCCCCTATGACCATATTTCATCCTTTCGGTTTGTCCCCCTAAAGCAATGGATAAAAGCTGATGTCCTAAGCAAATTCCTAAAATAGGAATTTCAGTAGAAATAATTTTCTTTATATTCGGAATTAAAAATTCTAAATCCATGGGATCTCCAGGTCCATTGGAAAGCACAATTCCATCAGGATCAACCTTAAAAATCTGCTCTGGTTTTGAAAAAGCAGGAAATACATGTACCATACAATTTTTTTCTTGAAAAGACTTCAGAATATAATTTTTAACTCCATAATCTATTAGTGCAATATTAAAAATCTTTGGTTTTAAACGATAATATTCTTTGGTAGAAACTTCTAAAACTGCTCTTCTATTCTGATAGGACATAATTTTTTCTTTTATTTTTTCTTTGTTTAATCCTTCCGAGCAACTAATTATTCCTCTCATTGTCCCTCTTTCTCTAATTTTTTTAGTAAGAGCTCTCGTATCAATTCCTTCTATCCCTATAATTTTATTTTCTTTCATATAATTTTCTAAAGTATATCCCTTTTGCCAATCTAAATGATCTTTATAACATTCTTTAACAATGAGCCCATTGATAGTAGGCTTTTTAGATTGATTAAAAAGTTTCTTTACTCCATAATTCCCAATCAAAGGATAAGTGAATAAAACAATTTGACCTTTATAAGAGGGGTCCGTTATCGTTTCCTGATATCCTGTCATCCCAGTATTAAAAACTATCTCTCCTATGGTATCTCCCTGATAACCAAAAGCATAACCTTTATAGATGCTTCCATCTTCTAATATCAATTGAGCTTTCATAAATCAGCTTCCCTTCTAATAAACTTTATATTTTGCATTTCTCTCTAACCCTTTTAAAAGATCCTTTTGCATTTTTTCTGTTGCATTTCTTACAGAATTTTTAAAATATTCTAAACTTATATCTCTTCCCTTTTCTTTTAAATGGGCTCCTATAATCCCTCGAGACGAATTCACTATTGCTCCTAATCCTCTTTCATCAAAACAAGATAAGATATCCTCTGCTCTTGCTCCTTGAGCTCCATAACCAGGTACTAAAAAGAAAGTATGAGGCATAGCTTTTCGCAATTCTCTGGCTTCTTTTGGATGAGTTGCTCCTACAACAGCACCTATAGAACTATAACCATAATCCCCTATTAAACTTTTTCCCCATTCTTCTACTTTATAAGCTATATGAAGGTAAAGAGGTTTTTCTTCTACTACTAGATTTTGAAATTCCTTAGAAGAAGGATTGGAAGTTTTGGTCAATATGAAACTTCCTTTTTCATGCCTTTTACATAAATCTAGGAAAGGTCTTATCGAATCGGATCCCATAAAAGGATTCACAGTAACTCCATCACAAGCAAAGGGCCCTTCTAAATGAGCTATAGCATAAGCTTGGGCTGTAGAAGAAATATCTCCTCTTTTGATATCTCCTATCACAATCAATTCTTTCTCTTTTGCATATTGAATCGTTTTTTGATAAGCTTTTAATCCTTCTATTCCCCATCTTTCATAAAAAGCAATCTGTAATTTTACAGCAGGTACCAAAGGAGCAATTTGGTCTATAATAACTTTATTTAATTGCCATAGAACCTCTCCTATAGATTCGATCTCTTCTCCATATTTTTTTATAATGCATTGAGGAATAAGATATTCTTGAGGATCTAACCCAACTACTGTGGGATTTCTTTTTTCTATGATTTTTTTTATCAGCTGATCTATAAACATGGAAAGCTATTCTCCCCTCTGTATGGTTTCTATATTTTTCACTATTTTACCCTCTACTATGGTATAAAAAACCTTTCCATATAACTCCATCCCATGAAAAGGAGTATTCTTTCCTTTAGAATAAAACTCATTTTTATCTACAATTTCTTTTTTATCTGGATTAATAATAGTAATATCCGCACATTTTCCTATTTGCAAAGTCCCTACATCTAAATCTAATATTTTCGCAGGATGAAAACTCATTTTTTCTACTAATTGCAATGGGGTTAGAATATTATTCTTTACTAGATTGGTCATTGCTAAGGGGAGAGCCGTCTCTAAACCTGAAATCCCACTAGGTGCTAAAGCATATTCTAATATTTTCTCATCTCGATGGTGAGGAGCATGATCGGTAGCAATTGCATCAATCGTTCCATCCTGTAATCCTTTCAAAATAGCCTCTACATCCTCTTTTGTTCTTAAAGGTGGATTTACTTTAGTCTGTGCATTCCAACCATCTTCTACTTCTTGTGTTAGACTAAAATGATGAGGTGTAACCTCACAGGTTACTCTTACTCCTTTAGCCTTTGCCTGTCGAATCATTTCTACTGAACCTTTTGTACTTACATGAGCAATATGAACTTTACATCCAGTATATTGAGCTAATATAAGATCTCTTGCCACCATAATATCCTCTGCTATTTCAGGAATTGCTTGCATTCCTAGAATAGTAGATTTTTTTCCTTCATTCATAAATCCTCCTCTAGATAAAGTTGGTTCTTCACAATGACTGATAATAACCTTATCCCACATAGAAGCATATTCCATCGCCTTTTTCATCAAGCTAGTATCGGAAATAGGATGTCCATCATCTGAAAAAGCAACCGCTCCAGCTTGAATCATATCTCCAATTTCTGCTAAAACCTCCCCTTTTAAATCTTTACTTACTGCTCCAATAGGTTTTACTTTTACAAATCCCTCTTTTTGTATCTTGGAAAAAATATATTCTACCAAAAATGCATTATCAATAACGGGATTGGTATTGGGCATACAAGCAATAGTAGTAAAGCCTCCCGCAGCAGCAGCCTTTGTTCCACTTTCTATAGTTTCCTTATATTCAAATCCTGGTTCTCTTAAATGAGCATGCATATCAACAAGTCCTGGTAAAACCCAAAGATTCCTTGCATCAATCACTTCGGTATTCTCTGATGGAATATTTTCTTCTATCTTAACAATTATTCCATTTTCTACCAAAATATCTAAAACACCATCCGTTTTTGTTTGTGTATCTAGTACTCTTCCACCTTTGATTAATAATCTTTTCATTATAGATCTCCTCCTCTTGTCATAAGATAAAGAAGTGCCATACGAATCGCTACTCCATTTGTGACCTGTTCTTCTATCACAGAATGTCCTCCATCAATCAACTGACTACTTAGTTCTACCCCTCTATTCACTGGACCTGGATGCATCACCAATACATCAGGCTTTGCATAACTTAGAACTTGCTCATTAATTCCAAAGAATTTGTGATATTCCCTCAGAGAAGGAAATAATCCACTCTCTTGTCTTTCCTTTTGGATTCTTAAGGCCATTACTACATCTGCATCTTTCACTGCCTCTTTTACATTAAAAGATACTTCTACACCCAATTTTTCCACATCTCGAGGCATTAATGTAGCCGGTCCTGTTAATATTACCTTTGCCCCTAATTTTGTTAACCCCCAAATATTGCTTCGAGCTACTCTACTATGCAAAATATCTCCAGCAATAACTACTTTTAAATCCTTAATCATCCCTTTATAAGTTTGCATAGTATAAAGGTCTAATAAGGCTTGTGTAGGATGTTCATTGATTCCATCTCCTGCATTGATTACCTTAGCATCAATATGTTCTGCTAATATTTTAGGTGCTCCAGTCATAGGATGCCTTATAATAACAATATCTACTCCCATCGCCTGAAGCGTTTTTACAGTATCTATTAAAGTTTCCCCCTTATTAACACTACTAGTTGCTACTGAAATATTGGTAGTAGTAGCTCCTAAATATTTAGCTGCTAATTCAAAAGACACTCGAGTCCGAGTACTATTTTCATAAAAAAGAGTTATCACATTTTTTCCTTGAAGATAAGTGATTTTCTTATTTATACTGTCCATAAGCGGTCTCATCAAAGTTGCAGTATTTAAAATTTCTTGTATTTGTTCCGCAGATAAATTCCTTAAACCTAATACATGTTTCTCTATCATAAAAATACACCTCCACAGTTTTTACTGCTAATGCTTAATAAAAAATACTTTTTTATTTTTAGGTTTAAGGTTATTGTTATAAATCTTTTCCACCTCTATACATTTTGTATTTTTTATCAAGCATATGCATAATTATAAAAAATCATACAAAAAAAAGAGCAATATATATAAAATTATAATTATACATTATAATTCCATTATATTACTCTTCATTCCCTTTTTTCAATACTAATTATAAATTTTTTTGAATAAAAATTCACTACATTGGTATAACCTTTCATTTTTCTTCCCTCCTTTTTAGCCTCACAGGACTAAAATTAAAGAATTAAAATTCATTTTTAATTATATTTATTCATTTTTCATAAATAGCAACAAAATCTTTTCCATCTATTTCCTTAAGATTTACTTTAACAATTTCTCGTTGAGAAGTAGGTACATTTTTGCCTACGTAATCAGCTCGAATAGGTAATTCTCGATGTCCACGATCTACTAAAATCATTAATTGAATAAACTCTGGTCGGCCCAAATCTAATAATGCATCTAATGCTGCTCGAACAGTTCTTCCAGTGTAAAGTACATCATCTACTAAAATTACTTTTTTATCATTAATATCAAAATCAATTTTGGTTCCATTGAGTACAGGTAACTTCGCGATGGTACTTAAATCATCTCGATATAAAGTAATATCCAATTCTCCTATCATCGGTGCTTTTCCCTCTATTTTTTCAATTTGTTTTGCTATTCTATTGGCAATTGGAATGCCTCTCGTATGAATTCCAATCAATACTAGATTGTCAATTCCTTTATTTTTTTCTAAGATTTCATGGGATATTCTAGTGATCGCTCTGCGAATAGCTCCCTCATCCAGAATCATTGCTTTCTTTTTCATCTTTACCCCATCCTTCTTTTTAGATTCTTCCTTTCTTTTTATAAAGATATAAAAAAACTTCTTGCTCCAGCAAGAAGTCACTATGACAAAATAAAACTCAATAATGCTATTTTATTTCCATTGCTCCTTGCTGGCCTCTCTGGACCTAATTAAAGGAAATTTTAATTTTTTCAAGTATAACATAAATATAAAATTTTGTCTATAGTTTTTTATCATTTTATTATAATTTTATGATAATGTCATATTGAAAGTATTTTGATATAATGTCATGTATGAGAAGCGAGGAATACAGAGATGTAAACTTCAGCCATTTTGTCGACTTGCTTGCGGAAAAAGGCGTCGAAGTAAGCTATTCTTCTGTATATAGGATTTTAACAGAATAGCCTCTAATTATGGTATTCCTTTAAGCCTGTACTCTGACCGCCATACTATCTTCGTTTCTCCTAATGATGGTAAGCTTTCTATTGAGGAGCAGCTTGCAGGCAAAACAGTCAACCTCACTCAGTTCGGCAGAGCTATGGAAGAACTCGGCATCAATATAATTAAAGCCAAGTCTCCTCAGGCTAAAGGGCCTATCGAAAGACTCTGGAATACTCTTCAGGATAGATTGAAAGCTGAGCTTAAAATCTATGGCATCGATTCAATTTAGGCTGCTAATGCTTTTTTGCCCAGATTTATTGAATCCTATAATAAAAGATTCGGTGTTGAACCTGAAGACCCGCAGCCTGCATTCAGGCCTCTTGACCCTGCTGTGAACCTCGATTATATCTTATGCATCAAGGAACCTCGTACTATCATCGAAAGCTCTGCTTTCTCATATAAGGGGAAATATTATCAGCTGATCAAGGGCCCAAAGCCAAGCTTACCGTCTTATTCAGCCCTAAAATAGGGGTAAAAGCTCTTTATGGCGGTGTGGTATATGATAACACTGCTGCTTCAAGATCAGCCTAAAAAACAAGCTCTGGAACAGCCTGAGCATAAGCCGGATAAAAAACGTAATCCTGTTAAACCGTCTCCGCGAAGCTTTTGCCTATGCCGGTGGGTTTTTACACCCACCGGTCTGCTTAGCGGCGAGCGTCAAACTTTCTATCTAATGGCTTTGCTATAATTATCCCTGTAATACTTTTTAAGCTCACAGTGACATTTTTACTGAGGAAAATTGATATTTCTTATATGACATTTTTATAGGCTATTGACATAGTTTTTTATCATTTTTATTTTACTTATGCTATAAATTTATTACCTTAAACAACTCATCAGCTTCTGGAGGAGCTAGAGGAGTTGTTTTCCCATCTTTTATCAATCCTGACTCTCCTTGTACTACTTTTCCTATTTTGGTAACTTGGATCCCTCTCTTTCGGAAGATAGATAATAATTTTTCTGTTTTATTGGTGGTAATTAACATAACACCACTGGAGATAAGACCCAAAGGATTAATCTTAAAATATTCACAAATCTTTTGAGTAGCTTCGGTAACAGGGATAAGATTTTCTTTAATTTGAATTCCTATCTTTGAAGCTTCTGCTAACTCCCATAATGCTCCTAAAAGTCCTCCCTCTGTAACATCATGCATAGCAGTAACTCCTAAGCTTCCTGCTAATATTCCTTCTTCTACTACACTAATATGATTGATGTATCGTTTTGCTTCTTCTAACAAATCTTTAGGCAGTACCCTCTTTAATTCTTCTTCTCGATCTTGAGCTAAAATAGCACTGCCTTCTAATCCTGCCCATTTAGTCATTAATACATCATCCCCTACTTGTGCCCCATGACTGGTAACCATAAAATCTTTTTTTCCTTTTCCTATACAAGTAGTAGATACAATCATCTTTTTTACCGCAGTAGAAACTTCAGTATGTCCTCCTATAATTTCTACATTTAATTGAGCCGCAGTTTCTTTAGCTTCCTCTATTACTTGAGAAATTTCCTCT comes from the Garciella nitratireducens DSM 15102 genome and includes:
- a CDS encoding dihydroorotase yields the protein MKRLLIKGGRVLDTQTKTDGVLDILVENGIIVKIEENIPSENTEVIDARNLWVLPGLVDMHAHLREPGFEYKETIESGTKAAAAGGFTTIACMPNTNPVIDNAFLVEYIFSKIQKEGFVKVKPIGAVSKDLKGEVLAEIGDMIQAGAVAFSDDGHPISDTSLMKKAMEYASMWDKVIISHCEEPTLSRGGFMNEGKKSTILGMQAIPEIAEDIMVARDLILAQYTGCKVHIAHVSTKGSVEMIRQAKAKGVRVTCEVTPHHFSLTQEVEDGWNAQTKVNPPLRTKEDVEAILKGLQDGTIDAIATDHAPHHRDEKILEYALAPSGISGLETALPLAMTNLVKNNILTPLQLVEKMSFHPAKILDLDVGTLQIGKCADITIINPDKKEIVDKNEFYSKGKNTPFHGMELYGKVFYTIVEGKIVKNIETIQRGE
- a CDS encoding aspartate carbamoyltransferase catalytic subunit, producing the protein MIEKHVLGLRNLSAEQIQEILNTATLMRPLMDSINKKITYLQGKNVITLFYENSTRTRVSFELAAKYLGATTTNISVATSSVNKGETLIDTVKTLQAMGVDIVIIRHPMTGAPKILAEHIDAKVINAGDGINEHPTQALLDLYTMQTYKGMIKDLKVVIAGDILHSRVARSNIWGLTKLGAKVILTGPATLMPRDVEKLGVEVSFNVKEAVKDADVVMALRIQKERQESGLFPSLREYHKFFGINEQVLSYAKPDVLVMHPGPVNRGVELSSQLIDGGHSVIEEQVTNGVAIRMALLYLMTRGGDL
- the pyrR gene encoding bifunctional pyr operon transcriptional regulator/uracil phosphoribosyltransferase PyrR, encoding MKKKAMILDEGAIRRAITRISHEILEKNKGIDNLVLIGIHTRGIPIANRIAKQIEKIEGKAPMIGELDITLYRDDLSTIAKLPVLNGTKIDFDINDKKVILVDDVLYTGRTVRAALDALLDLGRPEFIQLMILVDRGHRELPIRADYVGKNVPTSQREIVKVNLKEIDGKDFVAIYEK
- a CDS encoding AIR synthase family protein, with translation MKMEIGKLPTEILEKKILSKIQPNRKEILVGAGVGEDCSVIDFGEEVCVLSTDPITGASKGIGKLAIHISCNDVASNGVEPIAILLTILAPESVSVEEISQVIEEAKETAAQLNVEIIGGHTEVSTAVKKMIVSTTCIGKGKKDFMVTSHGAQVGDDVLMTKWAGLEGSAILAQDREEELKRVLPKDLLEEAKRYINHISVVEEGILAGSLGVTAMHDVTEGGLLGALWELAEASKIGIQIKENLIPVTEATQKICEYFKINPLGLISSGVMLITTNKTEKLLSIFRKRGIQVTKIGKVVQGESGLIKDGKTTPLAPPEADELFKVINL